In the genome of Nonomuraea sp. NBC_00507, the window CATCCGTATCAAGGAGCTGAACAGCACACCGGGCGGTACGAGCGCGCTGCGGGGCGTGGGGTCGAACCGGTGTCTGGACGTCAGCGGCGCCTCGCAGGCCAACGGCGCGCAGGCGCAGATCTGGGACTGCAACGGGCAGGCCAACCAGCAGTGGACCTCCACCAGCGCCGGTGAGCTGCGGGTCTACGGCAACAAGTGCCTCGACGTGAACGGGGCCGGGACGGCGGACGGCACCGCTGTGATCATCTGGGACTGCAACGGCCAGAACAACCAGAAGTGGCGCCTCAACGCCGACGGCACTATCACCGCCATCGGGGCCAACAAGTGCCTGGACGTCAGCGGCACCGCCAACGGCACCAAAGCACGGATCTGGACCTGCACCGGAGGAACCAACCAGCGCTGGACCCGCGTCTGAGGCCATCCGTCCACACCCCGGCGAGTGGACCTCCCCTTCGACTCCGACCGTTGCCGGTACCCCCAGGAGACCCCTCATGCGAATATCACGCTTACTTCCCGTCCTGACCGCAGCCCTCTTAGGGCTGCTGCTGTCCGCGGTGCCGCCGGTGGCGCACGCGGCCGCTCCGCAGTTCAAGGTGCTGCTGTTCACCGAGACCGCGAGCGGCGCCTACCGGCACGACTCCATCCCCGCCGGTGTCGCGATGTTCCAGCAGCTGGCGACCGACAACAACTTCCAGCTCGACCACAGCGAGAACTCCGCCGTCTTCTCGACCGCGACCCTGAACACCTACGACGCGGTGATCATGTTCCAGACCAACGGCATGGTGTGGGACAACGACGCCCAGCGTCAGGCCTTCCAGGCCTATGTGCGCAGCGGCCGCGGCGTGGTCGCGGTCCACAACGCCACCGACATGAACATCGAGGCGCAGTTCCCCTGGTGGGACCAGGTCGTGCTGGCCGGCGCGCACATGACCGCGCATTCGGCGACCGTGCAGGGCACCGCCAAGGTGGCCGACAAGGTTCACCCCTCCACGACGGGGCTGCCGGATCGGTGGGTGCGTCCGGAGGAGTGGTACAACTTCGACAAGAACATGCGCGGCTCGGTGCACGTGCTGGTGACCGCGGATGAGACCACCTATGACGCGGGGCCGAGCAAGATGGGCGCCGACCACCCGATCTCCTGGTGTCACAACCCGGAGGGCGGCCGGGTGTGGGCCACCGCGATGGGCCACCAGGCGTCCTCCTATTCGGAGCCGCTGTTCAAACAGCATCTGCTGGGTGGGGTGAAGTGGGCGGCGGGCGCGGAGCCGGGTGACTGCGGCGGCACGGTCGCGGCCCGGTTCCAGAAGGTGATCCTCGACGGCGCACCGGACCAGCCGATGGAACTGGACGTGGCCGCCGACGGCCGGGTCTTCTACATCTCGCGCTCGGGCAAGGTGAACATGATCCCCGCCAATGGCGGGGGAACGCGCGTCATCGCCACCCTGCCGGTGTACGACGGCGGCGAGGACGGCGGCATCGGGCTGGCGCTGGATCCGAACTTCACCACCAACGGCTGGATCTACGTCAACTATTCGCCGTCCAATGGCGGTGAGGTGAACCGGGTATCGAGGTTCACCTTCAACGGCACCAGCCTCGACTTGGCGAGCGAGAAGAAGATCATCGAGGTTCCGGCGTACCGCAATGTCGACGAGCCGGGTCACACCGGCGGCTACCTCGCGTTCGGCCCGGGGGGCAATCTCTACGTCGGCCCGGGTGACGACACCAATCCCCACGCGTCCAGCGGCTACGCCCCGATCGACGAGCGGCCGGGCCGGGAGCATTACGACGCCCAGCGGTCCTCGGCCAACACCAACGACCTGCGTGGCAAGATCCTGCGCATCCACCCCGAGCCCGACGGCACCTACACGATTCCGTCCGGCAACCTGTTCGCGCCCGGCACCGCCCAGACGCGGCCGGAGATCTACGCGATGGGTTTCCGCAACCCGTTCCGGTTCTCGGTCGACAAGGTGACCGGCTGGATCTCACTGGGTGACTACGGCCCCGACGCGGGCGCCGCGAACTCCAGCCGCGGTCCCGAGGGCACCGTCGAGTGGAACCTGATCAAGCAGCCGGGCTTCTACGGCTGGCCGTACTGCGTCGCCAACAACATCGCGTACAACGACTTCAACTTCGCCACCAACACCTCCGGCGCGAAGTTCAACTGCTCGGCGCCGGTCAACAACTCGCCCAACAACACCGGCCTGACCAACCTGCCCGCGGCCAAGCCCGCGACCGTCTGGTACAACTACCACGCCTCGGCCGAGTTCCCCGAGATCGACTGCTGCGGCGGTGCGGGCCCGATGGGGGGACCGTTCTACCGCTACGACCCGGCCGCCAGCTCTGACCGCAAGTTCCCCCAGTATTTCGACGGCACGCCGTTCCTCTATGAATGGAGCCGCAACTTCGTCAAGGAGCTCCGCCTGGACTCCTCGGGCAACCTCCTGAAGATCAACCCCTTTGTTGCGCAGCTCGCCCCGCATGCGCCGATCGACATGAAGTTCGGTCCGGACGGCGCCCTGTACATGGCCGACTGGGGCAACGGCTTCGGCCACGCGAACACCGATGACAGCATCTACCGCGTCGACTACGTGGCCGGAAACCGCGCACCTTTGGCCAAGGCGAGCGCCAACCCCGATTCGGGTGCGGCGCCGCTGACGGTGGCGTTCTCCTCTGCCGGCTCATCCGATCCCGATGGCGACGCGATCACCTACGCGTGGGACTTCGGCGACGGTGGGACCTCCACCAGCGCCAACCCGTCCCACACCTACACCACCAACGGCACCTACACGGCCAAGCTGACCGTACGGGACTCCGGCGGGAAGACGGGCAGTGTCACGTTGTCCATCGCTGTCGGCAACACCCGTCCCAACGTCGTCTTCTCGGCTCCGCCCGACGGCGGGTTCATCGACTTCGGCGACCAGGTGGCCTACACGGTGAACGTCACCGACCCCGAGGACGGCGCCGTCGACTGCACCAAGGTCAACGTGATCACCGCGCTCGGCCATGACCAGCACGCCCACGACACCGGTCAGTACACCGGTTGCTCCGGAACGGTCACGACCACCGCCTCCGGCCATGACGAGGCCTCCAACGTCTACTACGCCCTGTCCGCCGACTACACCGACAAGGGCGGCCTGAAGGGCAGCACCGGCATCACGCTGCAGCCCAAGCACAAGCAGGCCGAGCACTTCACCGGCTCGTCCGGAATCCGGATCATCGATGAGCCCGGAGCCGAGGGTGGCAGGCGCATCGGCGACATCTCCAACAATGACTGGATCTCCTTCCGGCCGCTCAACCTGTCGGGGATCGACACGGTGTCCTTCCGTGTCTCGGCGCCGTCCAGCACCGGGGCGTCCATCGAGCTGCGCGCCGACTCACCGACGGGGGCGCTCATCGCCTCCAGCCCCGTGCCGGCAACCGGGGGATGGAACACCTACGTGTCCCTGCCCGCGGTGGGGATCACCGACCCAGGCGGCACCCGTAATGTCCATGTCGTGTTCAAGGCGCCGTCGGCGAACTCGTTCGACGTGGACTCGTTCACCTTCAGCGGCGAGGGCGTCGGGCAGGGTGGCCCGCCCTCGGACGACACGAGCGCGCTGCGGGGTGTGGGATCGAACCGGTGCCTGGACGTCAACGGCGCCTCGCAGGCCAACGGCGCGCAGGTGCAGATCTGGGACTGCAACGGGCAGGCCAACCAGCAGTGGACGTCGACCAGCGCGGGTGAGTTGCGGGTGTACGGCACCAAGTGCCTGGACGTGAACGGGGCCGGGACGGCGGACGGCACCGCGGTGATCATCTGGGACTGCAACGGCCAGAACAACCAGAAGTGGCGCCTCAACGCCGACGGCACCATCACCGCCATCGGGGC includes:
- a CDS encoding ThuA domain-containing protein, which produces MRISRLLPVLTAALLGLLLSAVPPVAHAAAPQFKVLLFTETASGAYRHDSIPAGVAMFQQLATDNNFQLDHSENSAVFSTATLNTYDAVIMFQTNGMVWDNDAQRQAFQAYVRSGRGVVAVHNATDMNIEAQFPWWDQVVLAGAHMTAHSATVQGTAKVADKVHPSTTGLPDRWVRPEEWYNFDKNMRGSVHVLVTADETTYDAGPSKMGADHPISWCHNPEGGRVWATAMGHQASSYSEPLFKQHLLGGVKWAAGAEPGDCGGTVAARFQKVILDGAPDQPMELDVAADGRVFYISRSGKVNMIPANGGGTRVIATLPVYDGGEDGGIGLALDPNFTTNGWIYVNYSPSNGGEVNRVSRFTFNGTSLDLASEKKIIEVPAYRNVDEPGHTGGYLAFGPGGNLYVGPGDDTNPHASSGYAPIDERPGREHYDAQRSSANTNDLRGKILRIHPEPDGTYTIPSGNLFAPGTAQTRPEIYAMGFRNPFRFSVDKVTGWISLGDYGPDAGAANSSRGPEGTVEWNLIKQPGFYGWPYCVANNIAYNDFNFATNTSGAKFNCSAPVNNSPNNTGLTNLPAAKPATVWYNYHASAEFPEIDCCGGAGPMGGPFYRYDPAASSDRKFPQYFDGTPFLYEWSRNFVKELRLDSSGNLLKINPFVAQLAPHAPIDMKFGPDGALYMADWGNGFGHANTDDSIYRVDYVAGNRAPLAKASANPDSGAAPLTVAFSSAGSSDPDGDAITYAWDFGDGGTSTSANPSHTYTTNGTYTAKLTVRDSGGKTGSVTLSIAVGNTRPNVVFSAPPDGGFIDFGDQVAYTVNVTDPEDGAVDCTKVNVITALGHDQHAHDTGQYTGCSGTVTTTASGHDEASNVYYALSADYTDKGGLKGSTGITLQPKHKQAEHFTGSSGIRIIDEPGAEGGRRIGDISNNDWISFRPLNLSGIDTVSFRVSAPSSTGASIELRADSPTGALIASSPVPATGGWNTYVSLPAVGITDPGGTRNVHVVFKAPSANSFDVDSFTFSGEGVGQGGPPSDDTSALRGVGSNRCLDVNGASQANGAQVQIWDCNGQANQQWTSTSAGELRVYGTKCLDVNGAGTADGTAVIIWDCNGQNNQKWRLNADGTITAIGANKCLEVSGAGTANGTKVQIRACNGQNNQKWTRV